The Cellulophaga sp. L1A9 genome window below encodes:
- a CDS encoding LysR substrate-binding domain-containing protein, with protein MTITQLQYVLAVAEYQNFTLAAEKSFVTQPTLSMQVQKLEDELDILIFDRGKKPIAVTEVGKKIVAQAKNIVNEANRIKDIVDQEKGFIGGEFTLGIIPTVMPTLLPMFLNTFIKKYPKVNLIIKEQNTEDMIRNIQDGHLDAGIAVTPLEIEFIKERPLYYEPFVGYVPKNHRLSSVNKLKTEDLDINDVLLLRDGHCFRDGVINLCKASKDANGEAFQLQSGSFETLVNLVNEGMGMTLLPFLNTLTLDERKKENLKYFESPSPAREVSLIYHKSELKIQITEALREVISSIVRGAIAFQDVKIISPLNKK; from the coding sequence ATGACTATAACGCAATTGCAATATGTTTTGGCTGTTGCCGAATACCAAAATTTCACCTTGGCTGCCGAAAAAAGTTTTGTAACCCAGCCTACTTTAAGTATGCAAGTTCAAAAATTAGAAGATGAATTAGATATTCTAATTTTTGACCGTGGAAAAAAACCAATTGCGGTTACTGAAGTAGGAAAAAAAATTGTGGCGCAAGCAAAGAATATTGTCAATGAAGCCAATAGGATAAAGGATATTGTTGATCAAGAAAAAGGATTTATCGGAGGTGAATTTACATTGGGAATCATACCTACCGTAATGCCTACACTTTTACCAATGTTTTTAAATACATTTATAAAAAAATATCCAAAAGTAAACCTTATCATTAAGGAGCAAAATACTGAGGATATGATACGAAATATTCAAGATGGCCATTTAGATGCAGGAATTGCTGTTACTCCTTTAGAAATTGAATTTATCAAGGAACGTCCGTTGTACTACGAACCGTTTGTAGGGTACGTACCAAAAAATCACCGCCTAAGTTCAGTAAACAAACTTAAGACAGAAGATTTAGATATTAATGACGTACTTCTTTTAAGAGATGGTCATTGTTTTAGAGATGGTGTGATAAACCTATGTAAAGCTTCAAAAGATGCAAATGGTGAAGCATTTCAATTACAAAGTGGTAGTTTTGAGACTTTAGTGAATTTAGTAAATGAAGGAATGGGGATGACCTTGCTACCTTTCTTGAATACATTAACGCTAGACGAACGAAAAAAAGAAAATTTAAAATATTTCGAAAGTCCTTCACCTGCTAGAGAAGTGAGTTTAATTTATCACAAAAGCGAATTAAAAATACAAATCACAGAAGCGCTAAGAGAAGTAATTTCTAGTATTGTTAGAGGAGCAATTGCTTTTCAAGACGTAA
- a CDS encoding Dps family protein yields MKLNSIGLDEEKSAQLSNDLNTLLANFQTYYQNLRGIHWNIKGKRFFDLHIKFEELYTDANEKVDMIAERILTLGGLPLHTFEDYIENSTIQVGKNVNKDEAAIHLIVDSLSKLLVLERKILNTSGDANDEGTNSMMSDFIAEQEKTVWMMKAWLTEEI; encoded by the coding sequence ATGAAACTAAATAGCATAGGATTAGACGAGGAAAAATCTGCACAATTAAGTAACGACTTAAATACTTTATTGGCTAATTTTCAAACATATTACCAAAATTTAAGAGGTATTCATTGGAATATTAAAGGAAAACGTTTTTTCGATTTGCATATTAAATTCGAAGAATTGTATACAGATGCTAATGAGAAAGTAGATATGATTGCAGAAAGAATATTAACTCTTGGCGGTCTTCCATTACATACTTTTGAAGATTATATTGAAAATTCAACGATTCAAGTGGGTAAAAATGTCAATAAAGATGAAGCTGCAATCCATTTAATTGTAGATTCATTAAGTAAATTACTTGTATTAGAAAGAAAAATTTTGAACACATCTGGTGATGCGAACGATGAAGGAACTAACTCTATGATGAGTGATTTTATCGCTGAACAAGAGAAAACAGTTTGGATGATGAAAGCCTGGTTAACAGAAGAAATATAA
- a CDS encoding DUF2141 domain-containing protein, which yields MKNLIITSMFILSSILGMAQENESYTLTVIIDNISNDNGKVLLSLHTADTFMKGSGIQHKESEIVAGKIKLTFQNVPLGTYAIMALHDENDNQRMDYETNGMPKESYGMSGNEMSYGPPNFEDAKFKVLDQNLDFNIRF from the coding sequence ATGAAAAATTTAATAATTACTTCAATGTTTATTTTAAGTTCAATCTTAGGTATGGCTCAAGAAAATGAAAGCTATACCCTTACCGTTATTATTGATAATATCTCTAATGACAATGGCAAAGTATTACTCTCATTACACACTGCAGATACCTTTATGAAAGGTTCTGGCATACAACATAAAGAAAGTGAAATTGTAGCTGGAAAAATAAAGCTAACTTTCCAAAATGTACCACTCGGAACCTACGCTATTATGGCGCTTCATGATGAAAACGATAACCAGCGAATGGATTATGAAACCAACGGAATGCCTAAAGAAAGTTATGGTATGTCTGGAAATGAAATGTCGTATGGACCCCCGAATTTTGAAGATGCAAAATTTAAAGTTTTAGATCAAAATTTAGACTTCAACATTCGTTTTTAA
- a CDS encoding FMN-binding negative transcriptional regulator: MFIPKYYEQTDLKEIKQFLVENSFGILINQVNNKPWATHIPLELAIDEDGSDILVGHIARANPQGKYFSKDSTVLCIFNGPHSYISSSWYKEEEVPTWNYIAVHVYGKLSILSEEDVMASMHKLVNKYEKISKNPISLDDMSDKTLRQVKGVIGFKIKIEDIQATYKLSQTRPEDHETIIDELETSKNPNACAIAQAMKNQTSI; this comes from the coding sequence ATGTTTATACCAAAGTATTACGAGCAAACAGATTTAAAAGAAATTAAACAATTTTTAGTTGAAAATAGTTTCGGGATTCTTATTAATCAAGTTAATAATAAACCTTGGGCTACCCACATTCCATTAGAATTAGCCATAGACGAGGATGGTTCTGATATCCTAGTTGGCCATATCGCCAGAGCAAATCCGCAAGGCAAATACTTTTCAAAAGACAGTACTGTTCTTTGTATTTTCAATGGTCCCCATTCTTATATATCTTCTTCATGGTATAAAGAAGAAGAGGTGCCTACTTGGAATTACATTGCGGTTCATGTCTATGGAAAATTAAGCATTCTTAGTGAAGAAGATGTAATGGCATCTATGCATAAGCTGGTCAATAAATATGAGAAAATATCTAAAAACCCTATTTCTTTAGATGATATGTCTGATAAAACACTTCGGCAAGTAAAGGGTGTAATCGGGTTTAAAATAAAAATAGAAGATATTCAAGCTACCTATAAATTATCCCAAACTAGACCAGAAGATCATGAAACAATTATTGATGAATTAGAAACCTCTAAAAATCCAAACGCTTGTGCCATAGCCCAGGCAATGAAAAACCAAACATCAATTTAA
- a CDS encoding ATP-binding protein: MLAPKAHKEEEKRLAELQSYNILDSLPEEDYDNLSKIASEICGTPISMISLVDEKRQWFKSSYGIDVKETEREISFCGHMINDSNDIFIVPDARKDARFFDNPMVTGDTNVVFYAGVPLMTSNNLPIGSLCVIDNKPKKLNKSQIDSLKALSNQVMKLIELRKNEQLLQQALSNQKEKNTELERFAYIAAHDLKSPLNNISTLTAIFIEQYGSKIDSQGTDILDMIVTSSNRLKGLIEGLLDYSKSDTLLKEKTIAVSVEKIKNNINGIFSSNPHIHLTVASELKTVKINETALDQILINLVTNAIKYNDKAEAEIKIGIDASKTHYLFYVEDNGPGIPENKYNSIFDIFTIHSPQDKFGVRGNGIGLATVKKIIEKLGGEIAVKSTLGTGSRFSFTIKK, translated from the coding sequence ATGCTTGCTCCAAAAGCACACAAAGAAGAAGAAAAAAGGTTAGCAGAGTTACAATCTTATAATATTTTAGACTCATTACCTGAAGAAGATTATGATAATCTATCCAAAATAGCTTCCGAAATATGTGGCACCCCTATTTCTATGATTTCATTAGTTGACGAAAAGCGACAATGGTTTAAATCATCATACGGTATAGATGTGAAGGAAACAGAACGTGAAATTTCATTTTGCGGTCACATGATTAATGATTCCAATGATATCTTTATAGTACCGGATGCTCGTAAAGATGCACGTTTTTTTGACAATCCTATGGTGACTGGTGACACTAATGTTGTATTCTATGCTGGTGTTCCATTAATGACTTCAAATAATTTACCTATTGGTTCACTTTGCGTCATAGATAATAAACCTAAGAAGCTAAATAAAAGTCAGATAGACTCTCTAAAGGCATTATCAAATCAAGTGATGAAGTTAATAGAACTTCGTAAAAATGAACAGCTATTACAACAAGCATTATCCAATCAAAAAGAAAAAAACACGGAATTAGAGCGTTTCGCATATATCGCTGCGCATGATTTAAAATCGCCTTTAAACAACATTTCCACACTAACAGCCATCTTTATTGAACAATATGGATCAAAAATTGATTCGCAAGGAACTGATATTTTAGATATGATTGTGACTTCTTCTAATCGATTAAAAGGATTGATTGAAGGTTTATTAGACTATAGTAAAAGTGACACTCTTTTAAAAGAAAAAACTATAGCCGTTTCTGTTGAAAAAATAAAAAATAACATCAATGGTATATTTAGTAGTAATCCTCACATACACCTAACTGTAGCATCGGAACTAAAAACCGTTAAAATTAATGAGACTGCATTAGACCAAATACTTATTAACCTCGTAACTAATGCCATAAAATATAATGATAAAGCGGAGGCAGAAATAAAAATAGGAATTGATGCTTCTAAAACGCATTATCTATTCTATGTTGAAGATAACGGTCCTGGCATTCCCGAAAATAAATACAATAGCATCTTTGATATATTCACTATACACAGTCCTCAGGATAAATTTGGTGTAAGAGGTAATGGTATTGGTTTAGCCACTGTGAAAAAAATTATTGAAAAATTGGGTGGTGAAATCGCTGTAAAATCTACTTTAGGCACAGGCTCTAGATTTAGTTTCACCATTAAAAAATAA
- a CDS encoding carboxypeptidase-like regulatory domain-containing protein, producing the protein MKINTNNSSIKIWVVLLCMLVSIGGIQKIKAANVLQEEQQEVFNKYKGKIIDSNTKKELVFATIAIENSNISTVTNTEGDFALKVPKSMEASLVTISFLGYKTKTINLSDIDNTNNKISLETAVTALTEVNIVVPKNAELLVRETLQNKGANYFEFPTLMTAFYRETIKKRKKNVSLSEAVVTIHKAPYTTKQSDAVELYKSRKSTDYSRLDTLTLKLQGGPFNTLFIDLMKYPEYVFTEQTIPLYTYTFERSARINDQLIYVINFAQKENLTDQLYKGQLFIDAEHKILTSAIYELNITDQENAARMFVKRKPAKAKVYPTAVAYRVDYREKDNKWYYGYSNVMLEFKINWDDKWFNSVYSMTCEMAVTDWEKNVGKNIRGKEKLRKNIILSDEALGFSDPDFWGEYNIIEPEKSIESAIKKIQRQIKKNKIGSNAAVPKP; encoded by the coding sequence ATGAAAATCAATACGAACAATTCATCTATAAAAATCTGGGTAGTACTTCTATGTATGCTAGTAAGTATAGGAGGAATACAAAAAATTAAAGCAGCGAACGTTCTGCAAGAAGAACAACAAGAAGTTTTTAATAAATATAAAGGTAAAATAATTGATTCCAATACTAAAAAAGAACTTGTATTTGCAACCATCGCTATTGAAAATTCTAATATAAGTACGGTAACAAATACCGAAGGAGATTTTGCCTTGAAAGTCCCAAAAAGTATGGAAGCTTCATTGGTTACTATTAGCTTTTTAGGATATAAAACGAAAACCATAAACTTAAGCGATATTGATAATACCAACAATAAAATTTCACTAGAAACTGCGGTAACCGCATTGACTGAAGTAAATATTGTAGTCCCAAAGAATGCAGAATTATTAGTTCGTGAAACCTTGCAAAACAAAGGCGCTAATTATTTCGAATTTCCAACACTGATGACTGCCTTTTACAGGGAAACCATAAAAAAAAGAAAGAAGAATGTCTCTCTTTCTGAAGCAGTAGTGACTATTCACAAAGCACCTTATACTACCAAACAATCTGATGCTGTTGAACTCTATAAGTCTAGGAAAAGCACAGATTATAGTAGGTTAGATACTTTAACTTTAAAGTTACAAGGTGGCCCCTTTAACACCTTATTTATCGATTTAATGAAATATCCAGAATATGTATTCACCGAACAAACAATACCGCTGTATACCTATACCTTCGAACGTTCTGCTAGGATAAACGATCAGCTTATCTATGTTATTAACTTCGCTCAAAAAGAAAATCTAACGGATCAGCTCTATAAAGGCCAATTATTTATAGATGCCGAACATAAAATTTTAACTAGTGCTATTTACGAACTAAATATTACAGATCAAGAAAATGCAGCGCGCATGTTTGTAAAACGGAAACCGGCAAAAGCAAAAGTTTATCCTACGGCCGTAGCCTACCGAGTAGATTATAGAGAAAAAGATAATAAATGGTATTATGGCTACAGCAATGTTATGTTAGAGTTTAAAATTAATTGGGACGATAAATGGTTTAATTCCGTTTATAGTATGACCTGTGAAATGGCTGTCACAGATTGGGAAAAAAATGTAGGTAAAAACATAAGAGGAAAAGAAAAGCTGCGCAAAAATATAATTTTGAGTGATGAAGCTTTAGGGTTCTCTGATCCCGATTTCTGGGGAGAATACAATATAATTGAGCCCGAAAAATCAATCGAATCTGCCATCAAAAAAATTCAAAGACAAATTAAAAAAAATAAGATAGGCAGTAACGCAGCCGTACCAAAACCTTAA
- a CDS encoding DUF349 domain-containing protein translates to MLDEKDEKLSNDSSNEKSVELNEVVDTTSENKAAEDTEVTSKSTPEESKEPNEEDKPDEDVLNEIDDSNAEDAEDTDNHQRHVIPILDYHSMSMENLVGELQRLVKNEKVQAIRKHVDGIKYEFDLKFQEFLEHKKEEFISNGGNEIDFKYNSVTKRQFNEVYSEYRDKKNQYHKSLENSLKDNLENRLQIIEDLKGLVNVEEDINTTYKNFKDLQESWRVAGPIPRNNYNDVWRTYHHHIEIFYDFLHLNRELRDLDFKRNLEEKEKLAERAESLEHVADLNTAFQELQTLHKIWKEDIGPVDKDHREAIWERFSNATKALHNRRQGYFAELEKTYEVNLIKKHEIIEGIKAITTNVSKNHKGLQQQIKEIEALRESFFSAGKVPQKVNEKTWASFKDSVRDFNRQKNAFYKDQKKEQQDNLDKKRALLELALSLKDSEDTAMATSEMKRIQNEWKKIGHVPRKFSDKIWKQFKDACNHYFDRLNASKNEAQKDELENFELKSTCLERLQGFQLSGKRNEDLDGIKGFIAEWKAIGRVPFNKKSVNAKFNKILDALFKKLDIERQEAEMMKYGNKIQQITNGEDTEFALQRERTFIRRKIDESMSEVRQLENNLQFFSNASEDSPVVKDVIKKINGHKEDLATWKAKLKKLNILKNNLNKEVEEESEDSSEDEAEA, encoded by the coding sequence ATGTTGGACGAGAAAGACGAGAAACTATCTAATGATAGTAGTAATGAAAAATCAGTAGAATTGAATGAAGTTGTAGATACGACTTCGGAAAATAAGGCTGCTGAGGATACAGAAGTAACTTCTAAAAGCACTCCTGAAGAAAGCAAGGAACCTAATGAAGAGGACAAACCTGATGAAGATGTTCTTAATGAAATTGATGATTCTAATGCTGAAGATGCTGAAGATACCGACAATCACCAAAGGCATGTAATTCCTATTTTAGACTATCACTCGATGTCTATGGAGAATTTGGTGGGCGAATTACAACGTCTGGTTAAAAATGAAAAAGTACAAGCCATCAGAAAACATGTTGATGGAATTAAATACGAGTTCGATTTAAAATTTCAAGAATTTTTAGAGCATAAAAAAGAAGAGTTTATTAGTAATGGTGGAAATGAAATTGATTTCAAATATAATTCTGTTACGAAACGACAATTCAACGAAGTTTATTCAGAATATCGAGATAAAAAAAATCAATACCACAAGAGTCTTGAAAATAGTTTGAAAGACAATCTTGAAAATAGACTTCAAATTATTGAAGATTTAAAAGGTTTAGTTAATGTTGAAGAAGATATTAACACCACCTATAAAAACTTTAAAGATTTACAGGAAAGTTGGCGTGTTGCAGGGCCTATACCTAGAAATAACTATAATGATGTTTGGCGCACCTACCATCACCACATTGAAATATTTTATGATTTCCTTCATCTTAATCGCGAATTAAGAGATTTAGATTTTAAGCGAAATCTAGAAGAAAAAGAAAAACTTGCAGAAAGAGCGGAATCCCTTGAACATGTTGCAGACTTAAACACTGCTTTTCAAGAATTACAAACTTTACATAAAATCTGGAAAGAAGATATTGGTCCTGTAGACAAAGATCATAGAGAAGCAATTTGGGAACGTTTTAGTAATGCTACAAAGGCATTACACAATAGAAGACAAGGTTATTTTGCTGAACTAGAAAAAACCTATGAAGTAAACTTAATCAAGAAACATGAAATTATAGAAGGTATTAAAGCCATCACTACAAACGTTTCTAAAAATCATAAAGGTTTACAACAACAAATTAAAGAGATCGAAGCACTACGTGAGAGTTTCTTTAGCGCTGGAAAAGTACCACAGAAGGTAAATGAAAAAACTTGGGCGTCTTTTAAAGATAGTGTCCGAGATTTTAACAGACAGAAAAATGCTTTTTACAAAGACCAAAAGAAAGAACAACAAGATAATTTAGACAAAAAGAGAGCATTATTAGAATTAGCATTATCTCTAAAAGATAGTGAAGATACTGCAATGGCTACGTCTGAAATGAAACGCATTCAGAACGAATGGAAAAAAATTGGTCATGTACCTCGTAAATTCTCTGATAAAATCTGGAAGCAATTTAAAGATGCGTGTAATCATTATTTTGATCGATTAAATGCTAGCAAAAATGAAGCACAAAAAGACGAGCTTGAAAATTTTGAACTTAAAAGTACTTGTTTAGAGCGCTTACAAGGGTTTCAATTATCTGGCAAAAGAAATGAAGATTTAGATGGCATAAAAGGATTTATTGCAGAATGGAAAGCTATAGGACGGGTACCGTTTAATAAGAAAAGTGTTAATGCTAAATTTAATAAAATATTAGATGCTTTATTCAAAAAGCTAGACATAGAACGTCAAGAAGCTGAAATGATGAAGTACGGGAATAAAATTCAGCAAATTACCAACGGAGAAGATACTGAATTTGCATTACAGAGAGAACGCACTTTTATTCGTCGCAAAATAGACGAAAGCATGAGTGAAGTTCGTCAGCTAGAAAACAATTTACAATTCTTTTCAAATGCCTCTGAAGATAGCCCTGTTGTTAAAGATGTGATTAAGAAAATTAATGGTCATAAAGAAGATTTAGCAACTTGGAAAGCAAAATTAAAAAAGCTAAACATTCTTAAGAATAACTTAAACAAGGAAGTTGAAGAAGAAAGTGAAGATAGTTCTGAAGATGAAGCTGAAGCTTAA
- a CDS encoding shikimate dehydrogenase: MEKTENKNRFGLIGKDIAYSFSRAYFTQKFKDLKLENYSYENFDFQDISELNKVLETTTNIKGFNVTIPYKEEVIPFLALIDEKAKAIGAVNTIKFTEKGLKGYNTDFYGFQKSIEPSIKEHHKKALILGTGGASKAIAFVFKELGIAYTFVSRRKKENQFTYQELTRQILEEYTVIVNCTPVGTFPDSTEKPALPYEYITKKHLLFDLIYNPAKTAFLAAGEAQGAQIKNGDKMLELQAEKAWEIWNS, translated from the coding sequence ATGGAAAAAACAGAAAATAAAAATCGTTTTGGATTAATTGGAAAAGATATAGCGTATTCTTTTTCGAGAGCATATTTTACACAAAAATTCAAAGACTTAAAATTAGAAAACTATTCCTACGAGAATTTCGATTTTCAGGATATCAGTGAGCTAAATAAGGTTTTAGAAACTACTACTAACATTAAAGGTTTTAATGTAACTATACCCTACAAAGAAGAAGTGATTCCTTTTCTAGCGCTGATTGATGAAAAAGCGAAAGCAATCGGCGCGGTGAATACTATAAAATTTACAGAAAAGGGCTTAAAAGGATACAATACTGATTTCTACGGGTTCCAAAAGTCCATTGAACCTTCTATAAAAGAGCATCATAAAAAAGCTTTAATTTTAGGCACAGGGGGTGCATCAAAGGCCATCGCTTTTGTTTTTAAAGAACTAGGTATAGCCTACACGTTTGTGTCTAGAAGAAAAAAAGAAAACCAATTTACTTATCAAGAACTAACACGACAAATACTAGAAGAGTATACCGTAATTGTAAATTGTACCCCCGTAGGAACTTTTCCCGATAGTACAGAAAAGCCGGCACTACCTTATGAGTATATTACAAAAAAACATTTGTTATTTGATCTTATTTACAATCCAGCAAAAACAGCATTTTTAGCCGCAGGAGAAGCACAAGGCGCACAAATTAAAAATGGTGATAAAATGCTAGAGCTTCAAGCCGAAAAAGCTTGGGAAATATGGAACAGCTAA
- a CDS encoding DUF368 domain-containing protein: protein MESPRTFSDKFWLIIKGLCMGAANKVPGVSGGIVAFVGGFYEEFIYSLQKVNTKAFKLLFNRRFKSFYRYINGQFLSLLIFGMLVSYFSISKLLDYFLEHKELYVWSAFFGMIIGSIYYISKDFNHWNKKTIAAGVFGLLLGIGISFLNPATENDNLFFIFFCGIISVSGMTLPGLSGSFILILLGNYVLLLVDSVNALFDTFSEVIRGDFSFYYNENRIKTLKILAVFTAGSTVGLVTLSHLLTYLLKHFKHSTNAIIIGFITGSLGVVWPWKKTILKTAIDGTTLVDSNGNDIIVNYERYLPNLSSADTWWAFLFVLMGIFLFLGLDWYGKNRK from the coding sequence ATGGAGTCACCTAGAACATTTTCCGATAAGTTTTGGCTTATCATTAAAGGCTTGTGTATGGGTGCTGCAAATAAAGTACCCGGAGTTTCTGGTGGTATCGTTGCATTTGTCGGCGGCTTCTATGAAGAGTTTATTTATTCCCTTCAGAAAGTAAATACCAAAGCTTTCAAATTGCTTTTCAATAGGAGATTTAAAAGCTTCTATCGGTATATTAATGGGCAATTTCTAAGCCTATTAATTTTCGGAATGCTTGTGAGTTATTTTAGTATTTCGAAACTTTTAGATTACTTTCTAGAACATAAAGAGCTATATGTTTGGTCGGCCTTTTTTGGTATGATTATCGGCTCTATCTATTACATTTCAAAAGATTTTAACCATTGGAATAAAAAAACCATTGCTGCTGGTGTATTTGGTTTACTCTTAGGTATAGGAATTAGTTTTTTAAATCCTGCTACTGAAAATGACAACCTATTTTTCATTTTCTTTTGTGGTATCATCAGTGTTTCTGGTATGACCTTACCGGGTTTATCTGGATCTTTTATTTTAATCTTATTAGGAAATTATGTATTGCTACTCGTTGATTCTGTCAATGCCCTTTTTGATACGTTTTCTGAAGTGATACGTGGCGATTTTAGTTTTTATTATAATGAAAATAGAATTAAAACCTTAAAAATATTGGCCGTTTTTACCGCAGGTTCCACAGTAGGTTTAGTCACATTATCGCACCTGTTGACCTACTTACTAAAACATTTTAAACATAGTACCAATGCCATTATCATCGGCTTTATTACTGGATCACTAGGGGTGGTATGGCCGTGGAAAAAAACAATTTTAAAAACAGCTATAGATGGCACCACACTGGTAGATTCTAATGGCAATGATATAATAGTTAATTATGAAAGATATTTACCCAATTTATCAAGTGCTGATACTTGGTGGGCATTTTTATTTGTCTTAATGGGGATCTTTCTTTTTTTAGGTTTAGATTGGTATGGAAAAAACAGAAAATAA
- a CDS encoding DUF368 domain-containing protein produces MENRNFLQYFFITLKGMAMGAADVVPGVSGGTIAFISGIYEELIDSINNVDLSLFKTLKKEGFKSFWKQLNGNFLVALFLGIGISVLSLAKGISWLLLNEPVLLWSFFFGLVVASILFVGKSVEKWNLAAIIMLIIGTALAYYITTLPPSENTDSLPFLFLSGALAICAMILPGISGAFILVLLGSYKVILDAVHEYDLKIVGTVGLGAIFGLLSFARLLKWMFKHYKDLTLAVLTGFILGSLNKIWPWKKILETKVFGDKIITVSEQSISPFSYEGDNQLMFAILLAIVGFSLILILEKLATKK; encoded by the coding sequence ATGGAAAATCGCAATTTTTTACAGTACTTTTTTATCACCTTAAAAGGCATGGCTATGGGAGCTGCAGATGTAGTCCCAGGGGTTTCTGGTGGTACCATCGCATTTATTTCTGGTATTTACGAAGAGTTAATTGATTCTATCAACAATGTAGACTTATCACTTTTTAAAACCCTTAAAAAAGAGGGATTTAAAAGTTTCTGGAAACAACTCAATGGTAATTTCTTAGTAGCGTTATTCCTAGGTATTGGCATCAGTGTACTTTCACTAGCAAAAGGAATTAGTTGGTTGCTCTTAAATGAGCCTGTTCTTTTATGGTCTTTCTTTTTTGGACTTGTCGTTGCTAGTATATTATTTGTAGGTAAATCTGTAGAAAAATGGAACCTAGCTGCTATCATTATGCTAATTATTGGTACCGCTCTTGCTTATTACATTACAACGCTCCCTCCTTCTGAAAATACAGACAGTTTACCCTTTTTATTTTTATCAGGAGCACTAGCTATATGTGCAATGATTTTACCTGGTATCTCTGGCGCTTTTATTCTGGTACTTTTAGGATCGTACAAGGTTATTCTAGATGCTGTTCACGAATATGATTTAAAAATTGTGGGCACCGTAGGTTTAGGCGCAATTTTTGGATTGTTAAGTTTTGCTAGACTCTTAAAATGGATGTTTAAACATTATAAAGATTTAACCTTAGCCGTACTTACAGGCTTTATTTTAGGTTCATTAAACAAAATATGGCCTTGGAAAAAAATATTGGAGACGAAAGTTTTTGGCGATAAAATTATCACTGTAAGCGAGCAAAGCATTTCTCCTTTTTCTTATGAAGGTGATAACCAATTAATGTTTGCTATCCTTTTAGCCATTGTAGGCTTTTCTTTAATTTTAATTTTAGAAAAATTAGCTACTAAAAAGTAA